DNA from Rosa rugosa chromosome 6, drRosRugo1.1, whole genome shotgun sequence:
CAGCTCCACCTCCTTCCTCTGCATACCCTCCCTCAGCTCCACCTCCTTCCTCTGCATACCCTCCTTCACCTTCACATTCTTCAACTACATACCCTCCATCACCTACATCATATCCACAATCACCATCCTCAGCCTCTTCCCATTCGGGCCCTTTCGACTACAATCAGCCCCCTTATCCCTATCCATACCCTCCGGCCCGGCCAAGTACAAATAGTGGTCCTCTGCCAACCCTTCAGCACCAGGGGAGTGGTAGTTTTAAGTATGACTCTAACCATTATCAGTACCAGCAGTCAGGGATGTACCCGCCAGTAGAAAGCCCCCACCAGTCCCCTCTGCATGCCAGTAGGTTCTCTCTTCACCAGAGGTATGATAGTTGTCCTGTAGGAATTGAGGCTTCTGGTTACCCCCCAGTGGATCAGCTTTTGAGTAATATGCATTTGTCTGAGAACCAGCCAACTGATAATTCAGTGGCGCCGTCAGCACCTTCGAGTGCAAGGTGTGATAAGGTGGGGGAGTTTTATGGGTATCCTAATAGCTCCTTTACGACTTGGGAGGCGAGTAGTACTTATTCAGGGAATCAGACTGAACAGCCAAGTCCTGTTTTGACCCCGACAACTTCAATCAATGGGTCTCAACATAGCCAGAGTttgcagattgttccattgcaGAATAAAGGGTCCTTGAAGGTTTTGCTCTTACATGGGAATCTGGATATTTGGGTGTATGAAGCGAAAAACCTGCCGAATATGGACATGTTCCACAAGACTTTGGGGGATATGTTTATGAAGTTTCCAGGGACTGGAAGCAACAAAGCTGATGGGCAGTCGAACCGTGGGATTACTAGTGATCCGTATGTTTCAATTTCAGTTGCAAATGCTGTAATTGGGAGGACATATGTGATAAGCAATTCTGAATTTCCTGTTTGGAGGCAACATTTCAATGTTCCAGTAGCGCATTATGCACCTGAAGTGCACTTTGTTGTTAAAGATAGTGATCTTGTGGGATCCCAGCTTATTGGAGTCGTGGCAATTCCAGTAGAACATATATACTTGGGAGCAAGAGTTGAGGGAATTTACCCAATCCTGAATGCTAGTGGGAAGCCTTGTAAACCTGGAGCTGTCCTCAGGCTTTCAATTCAGTACACTCCAATTGAGAGATTGAGCATTTACCATAATGGAGTTGGGGCAGGCCCTGATTACTATGGGGTTCCTGGCACCTATTTTCCTCTTAGGACAGGTGGAAAGGTAACTCTTTACCAAGATGCTCACGTCCCAGACGGTTGTCTTCCGAACTTGATTTTAGGTGGGGGGAGGCCATATGTGCATGGGAAGTGTTGGCGTGACATTTTTGATGCAATACGTCAAGCACAGCGTTTGATTTACATTGCTGGGTGGTCGGTTTGGCACAATGTTAAACTGGTTCGGGATGGTGGTGCAGCATCTAATGTCACCATAGGTGATCTTCTGAGATCCAAGTCCCAGGAAGGAGTGAGAGTACTGCTGCTTGTGTGGGATGACCCCACTTCAAGGAGCATTTTGGGTTATAAAACTGTAAGtatctttcaatttcaaattctgGAACCCTATCTTAAGGGACTGTGGTTCTAAATCTATCATTGAATTGTTAACCTTCATATAATGTCATGATTTGTGAGATTCTTGATGCAAGTCCTCTTACTTAATTTTTGTGTATTTCTCATGAAATTATTTGTTACAGGATGGAATCATGCAAACCCATGATGAGGAAATTCGGCGGTTTTTTAAGCACTCTTCGGTACAAGTGTTGCTTTGCCCCCGCACTGCTGGAAAACGACATAGCTGGGTTAAACAAAGAGTAAGGCACAAGCAATTATTTTCTGCTTCCATCTTTAAATGTTTGACAAAACTTTCTGGAAATTTGCAAGCATTCTCAGTTTCTTgcagaatttgagaaaaatcgatatatatcgtaaagcctgctctttatCTATCAGTTGCAAACTAAACAATTTAACACTGAACTCATCAATCACTTCGAAGAGAATGAACTCCACAGGATAATTCTTCCATATATTGCCTTGCAGAAGGCATAACATATAATTCCAGATCATGTAAACATtaatttttctgaaaatttcttaATTTCCTCTCATTTTATAAGCTAATTACATTTTATTATATGTAGATAAAAAGGCAGAGCAATTGGAATTGTCTAAACACTATATTTTCATATTAGCCATAATCTAACTCTTTTGTTGACCTCTGTTAGCTGAAATTTAGGCTTAACTGAGTTCAGTAATATAACTTCTTTTCATGTATTGGTCTTGATGAAATTccttagattttttttcttctgtgttGTGAAATGTGTGGCATTGAATTGCTTCATGTTTTTTATTCTTAGGAAGTTGGGACGATCTATACGCATCATCAGAAAACCGTAATTGTGGATGCTGATGCTGGCCATAATAGGAGGAAAATCCTAGCTTTTGTCGGAGGACTTGACTTATGTGATGGTCGATATGATAGTCCAAACCATGAGCTATTTAAGACGTTGAAAACAGTGCATAAAGATGACTACCACAACCCAACGTTCACGGTAATTACTAGATCTTCTCTTTGTAATTGCATGGTTTACTTTTCTGAAAAAGCTTAACTTGTCACAACTATTATAAATGGCACAGAGGCAGCTACCGATTTATATCATGTGAAATAATGATGTCCCTTTGTGAATTAAACTGAGGATATACAGAAGAAACAAATTGAAAATGCATTAAGACATGGGCTAGGCGAAAAACATCAAATCGCAATAGAAGGTTATAGAATAATTTTAGGAGAATGGAAATTCACGTTCCGTAATTTGTAATCTACACTCATTTCCTTTTTTGGTTGAATTTCTTATAAAAAGCCGAAATTTAAGTtactaagaaaagaaaaatggagtgtggattgtaaaatggagagtgtgaatttcactcccctaataTTATGCTACTATTCTACCTCTTATGTAGTCATTCAGTATTTAGAGGCAGACATACAGTTAGACCACCAGTATATACAACAAATTTTGTCATTCTTCCTGTCTATAGACTAAGAAATTGTAAATTCTGGCCAAGAAATTGGTATATTATGTGATACTGTTATTATTTAAGTAACCAACGCAATTTTTCCTCTGATATATATTTTATCACATAAAAGGGTAGCACCGCTGGTTGTCCAAGAGAGCCATGGCATGATTTGCACTCTAGGCTTGATGGTCCAGCAGCATATGATGTTCTGACCAACTTTGAGGAGCGCTGGTTAAAGGCTTCAAAACCACAAGggatgaagaaactgaaaagAACCTACAATGATTCTTTGCTCAAGTTGGAAAGGATTCCAGACATAATTGGAGCAGCCCATGCTGCTTCCACTAGTGACAACGATCCTGAAACCTGGCATGTTCAGGTAATGATTATAACTGATTATTGAAGTTGCCCCTGGAACTTTGCTCGACTAGTAAATGCGTGAGACCAAGTAAATCCTATATccaaaccaaaaataaaaaataagaaaagcaaACTATTAAAACTAATCTTTTCCGGGTGTTTCACCAATGCAGATCTTTCGTTCAATTGATTCAAACTCTGTTAAAGGTTTCCCAAAGGATCCAAAAGAAGCAACAAgcaaggtgaaaaacatttactgATAATTTTCTCTTTACTGTGACCTTTTGGAAGTTGAGTTTGAACTGGTGATTAATGCACTATTCTTACAGAATCTGGTATGCGGAAAGAATGTGCTGATCGACATGAGCATACAAACAGCATATGTGAAGGCCATCCGTGCTGCCCAGCATTTCATATATATAGAGAATCAATATTTTATTGGGTCTTCATACAATTGGAATCAATACAAAGACTTAGGTGAGGAATATTTTCATTTGGAAAGCCTGTATTCATAGCTAAATAGGTAAAACTGCCTGCTTTTCAAGATTGAAAATAGTCATCATCTCTGTCAATATAAAGAGGAACATTTTGGTTTGAAGAGACCATATTGATAGCTTATGCCCATACTTTTTAAGATTGAATTCATAGTAGATGAGTATGAGTTTTACAGTGCATGGGTTAGCGTGAAAGTACACAACTGTCTTAAAACATTAGGACCATGAAAGAAAGCATCTTTAAGTTGAACCTATGGTTAAGAGCCAATTCATTGTAAGCTGTATATTTGAATCTGCAATCATGCTCCTATGGTTAAACTATCTGTTAATGTTTATGCAGGTGCTAATAATTTGATTCCCATGGAAATTGCCCTTAAGATTGCTGAGAAAATCAGAGCACACGAGAGATTCGCTGCGTATATTGTTATTCCAATGTGGCCGGAAGGTGTTCCGACTGGTGCAGCAACACAAAGAATTCTATTTTGGCAGGTGGGCTTCATTTGTTTACTTGGTAGTTGATATCTATATTAGGAATTCCAAATTTTTAATGCACCTATACTATTTCTTTAGTTGGTGAAATTTGTACCTGTTGAGGAACTGAGTAACTGGAAACAGGGGTAGATTAAATGGTTGTGTTCCAAATTGGAAATGCTCACTCATTGTTAGGTGTGCGACTCCTCTCGTGGCAAGGACATTAGGGCTGCAAGAAGATTATGATAACCATAAGTTCCAAAACAACATCCACTTGAATCCAAATATCAATTGTAGAACCTATAGAGGAACTGAATGGGTTACATTGTTTTGGTTTATATCATTGTGTAGAACTGTTGTTTAAAGGGAAGGGTGAGAAAGGAGAgattattaagaaaagaaattataaaaTTTGATCATATGAGTGAATTGTAAGATAGAAAACCCAGTGTACTAATAAAATCTAAAGCAGTGTGGCTTACTTTATTTACTCTGAGGATCTTTTATTGATTGTTGCAGCACAAGACAATGCAAATGATGTATGAGACAATTTACAAGGCGTTAGTGGAAATGGGGTTGGAGGGTGCATTCTGCCCCCAAGACTATTTAAACTTCTTTTGTCTTGGAAATCGTGAGGCTATAGATGGAAATGATACATCTGTTTCTGGAAGTCCTGCTGCAGCAAACACTCCACAGGTAAATCTTTTACCCCTAAAACTGCCAGTCATGGTACAAGCAAGGGCCCGTTTACTCTTCTAGGCAGAAGGTGCCTGTACCTAATAGCAGCACACCGGATATGTCCTATTAATTTTCTGGGCATGATTTGGAATGAGAGGAGAGTTGCAAtatttctaatattttactgTTGTTAATTCCCAAGTTTCCTTGCACTGTTTAGCATAAATATACTTATATATCTACTGTCTCCTTTTTCCAGGCATTTAGTCAAAAAAGCAGGcgatttatgatttatgttcACTCGAAAGGTATGATAGTCGATGACGAGTATGTAATAGTGGGGTCTGCAAACATTAATCAGCGCTCTATGGAAGGGACAAGAGACACTGAAATAGCAATGGGGGCCTACCAACCTCATCATACATGGGCAAGAAATCATTCTAGTCCTTTTGGAGAGGTAATCACAGTATCCAGATTATATGCTGGTTTTGAGTTATTAGAGTCTGTAAAAGGACATAGTTATAACTGTTTGTATGCTTTTTCACTTATATGGCCTGAAGTTGCGA
Protein-coding regions in this window:
- the LOC133715489 gene encoding phospholipase D gamma 1-like, producing MDNNGSPPPYYPPYQNAYPPYPHHPPSQYPPPPSDQYPPSQYPPPPDQYPPAPAPAPYPYPYTSYPPPYQHAPYPYPSSASPPSSAYPPSAPPPSSAYPPSAPPPSSAYPPSPSHSSTTYPPSPTSYPQSPSSASSHSGPFDYNQPPYPYPYPPARPSTNSGPLPTLQHQGSGSFKYDSNHYQYQQSGMYPPVESPHQSPLHASRFSLHQRYDSCPVGIEASGYPPVDQLLSNMHLSENQPTDNSVAPSAPSSARCDKVGEFYGYPNSSFTTWEASSTYSGNQTEQPSPVLTPTTSINGSQHSQSLQIVPLQNKGSLKVLLLHGNLDIWVYEAKNLPNMDMFHKTLGDMFMKFPGTGSNKADGQSNRGITSDPYVSISVANAVIGRTYVISNSEFPVWRQHFNVPVAHYAPEVHFVVKDSDLVGSQLIGVVAIPVEHIYLGARVEGIYPILNASGKPCKPGAVLRLSIQYTPIERLSIYHNGVGAGPDYYGVPGTYFPLRTGGKVTLYQDAHVPDGCLPNLILGGGRPYVHGKCWRDIFDAIRQAQRLIYIAGWSVWHNVKLVRDGGAASNVTIGDLLRSKSQEGVRVLLLVWDDPTSRSILGYKTDGIMQTHDEEIRRFFKHSSVQVLLCPRTAGKRHSWVKQREVGTIYTHHQKTVIVDADAGHNRRKILAFVGGLDLCDGRYDSPNHELFKTLKTVHKDDYHNPTFTGSTAGCPREPWHDLHSRLDGPAAYDVLTNFEERWLKASKPQGMKKLKRTYNDSLLKLERIPDIIGAAHAASTSDNDPETWHVQIFRSIDSNSVKGFPKDPKEATSKNLVCGKNVLIDMSIQTAYVKAIRAAQHFIYIENQYFIGSSYNWNQYKDLGANNLIPMEIALKIAEKIRAHERFAAYIVIPMWPEGVPTGAATQRILFWQHKTMQMMYETIYKALVEMGLEGAFCPQDYLNFFCLGNREAIDGNDTSVSGSPAAANTPQAFSQKSRRFMIYVHSKGMIVDDEYVIVGSANINQRSMEGTRDTEIAMGAYQPHHTWARNHSSPFGEIYGYRMSLWAEHTGTIEDCFREPESLECVRRVRAMGEMNWKQFAAEDATEMTGHLLKYPVEIDRKGKVTSLPGCESFPDVGGNITGSFLGIQENLTI